The Mangrovimonas cancribranchiae nucleotide sequence GCATCGCTATGGCCATGATAACAACCTTCAAACTTTATAATTTTATCTTTTCCTGTGAATCCTCTAGCCAATCTAACGGCACTCATACAGGCTTCTGTACCAGAGTTCACAAACCTGATTTTATCTACATTAGGCACCATGTTTACAGCTAATTCGGCTATTTTGGTTTCTATTTCTGTTGGTGTTCCAAACGAGGTGCCTTTTTTTGTGGCTTCTATTACTGCATCGACAACAGGTTGGTAGGCGTGACCTAATATCATAGGTCCCCATGAATTAATATAATCGATATATTTATTGTTATCCTCGTCAAACAAATAAGGACCTTTTGCTTGGTTTATAAAAATAGGCGTTCCGCCAACGGCTTTAAATGCTCTAACGGGTGAGTTCACACCACCTGGAATTACTTGTTCGGCAGCTTTAAATAATGTACTGCTTCTTTCGTATGTCATAAAAATGTGCTTTTTAATTAATTGTCAAGACCTGACCAACATCAATATTAGTTCCTGAAAGATTATTAATTTTTTGTAGTTGTTTAACCGTAAGATTAAATTGTCTTGAAATGGAATACAAAGTGTCTCCTTTTTTTACTACATAATTGTTTTGAGAATGCGTACTAACTCGAGTAGTATTTGTACTAGCACGACTATAACCATTACCTAACACCTCATCATCAAATTCGTATAATTGGTAACGTTCTATTAAGCTTATTAATTTATCTGGGTATTTTCTATCGGTAGCATAACCTGCTGCTTTTAATCCTTTTGCCCAGCCTTTATAGTCGTCTTGTTTTAAATCAAATAATCCGCGGTATCGTTTACGTTCGGCTAAGAATTGTGAATGGTCTCTAAATGAATATTTAGAATGATTATACTTTCTAAAACATTCTTGGCGCCTATCATCATCATGATAAATTTTAGTACCTGTCCACTCATGACATTTTATTCCGAAGTGATTATTTGCCTCTACAGATAATCGTCCTTTTCCTGATCCAGACTCCAGAATACCTTGCGCCAAAGTTATACTTGCCGGTATACCATAAAGTTGCATTTCCTCTTGCGCGATAGAACTGAAGTTAGCTATATATGCTTCGGTAGGGTTAGCATAGGTTGTTTTAGAACCACTTGAATTAGTGTTTTGTTCTGTATTCGTGTTATTGGTTTCATTATTGGTTGTGCGCTTATCTACTACAACACGTTTAGAATTATTACGTTTTTTAGCTGTTGTTTTTTTTGAAGAACCACAACTAAAAATAAAGATGCTTAGAATTAAATATAATAGTATTTTTTTCATGACTTTTTAATCAATTAACGGCAAATTCTTTTTTTCTAGCCTTTTATTCATTCCTGGTATTCCTTGTAAACCACCTGTATGAATGGTTAGTATTTTTGAGTTTTTATTAAAGTATCCTTTATCAATTAAATCAAAAACACCAAACATCATTTTTCCTGTATAAATGGGGTCTAATGGTATTTGATACGTTTTTTTAAACGTATTAATAAAACTGATTAATTGGGTATTTATTTTAGCATAACCACCAAAATGATAGTCTTGTATTAACTCCCAATTATCATGTTTTGCAAATTTACGAATATCATCTGATAAAAAATCACCTTTCAAGGCTGGAAACCCAAGAATTTTTTGGTGTGGTTTAGAAGCGTTTATAATTCCAGAAATAGTTCCTCCAGTACCAACAGGGCAACATATATAATCAAAATCCACATCGCTCTCTGTTAAAATTTCTTCACATCCCTTTACCGCTAATACGTTAGTACCTCCTTCTGGGATTAAATAAAATTCTCCAAATTCTTTTTTTAGGTTTTCTATAAAGCTAGTTTTAGTTTTATTTCTATAATCTGAACGCGATACAAATTTAAACTGCATACCGCAAGATTGCGAAAAAGATAGCGTTGGGTTATTGGCTATTTTTGAACTAACCTCTTCGCCTCTAATAATCCCTATAGTTTTAAAACCGTAGACTTTCCCTGCTGCCGCTACCGCTGCAATATGATTTGAAAAAGCACCTCCAAAGGTCAATAATGTATCAAGCCCAGTGCTTTTTGCAGCTTGTAGGTTGTATTTTAACTTACGAAGCTTGTTCCCAGAGATGAACTCGTGATTGAGATACTCCTGTTTTATAACGATCTCTCTTTCTTTATATCTTATTGATTTGTTTTTCAAAAAAAATAAAATTATTAACATTTTTATTAAAAAATAATTGCCTTTTTAACAACAAAACTATATGTTTATAAAATAATCCCCTATTTCTAGCAATATATCTCAAACTTCTGTTATGGATATTTATTTGATGACAAGTCAAAAGTAAATGTTTATGATTAGAAAATTACACCCCATTTTTAAAAAGCGTGTTACAATTAAGGTTCTGATTATTGTTTTATTTACACAATTTATCTTTATCCACAGTACAAACGCACAGAACAAAAATAATTGTCCAGAAGAATATTCAATACAAACAACACGTCTGGATGGTTTTAAGCCCAACATTGATGACATCAAACTAAATTGGGATTTCTCAAAAACTTCCAAACGTAGCAACCTCAAGCTCGAAATAGTCATTCAGCCTCTCAATGGTTGTTGGAATGAACTTGACGGCACTAAAAGATCTGAAGCAAGAACACATACCATCACAAACCTAAACAACAAGCCAACAAACAGTATGATAATTACTTACCAAGATTTGATGAGTAAGTGTTTTAAATGGAAGGCTACCTTAATTAGTGACAACTGTAGCGAATCTACCGAATGGAAGTTTGAAAGTATTTATAAAAAATGATCCTACATATGAAAAGAATATTACTCTTCAAAATATTTACGCTGCTCATAACAGGAACCATTTTTCCCCAAGGAGATTCGGTTGCCACAGCACAACCTTTTTGCTCTGGAGGTTCT carries:
- a CDS encoding pyridoxal-phosphate dependent enzyme, producing the protein MLIILFFLKNKSIRYKEREIVIKQEYLNHEFISGNKLRKLKYNLQAAKSTGLDTLLTFGGAFSNHIAAVAAAGKVYGFKTIGIIRGEEVSSKIANNPTLSFSQSCGMQFKFVSRSDYRNKTKTSFIENLKKEFGEFYLIPEGGTNVLAVKGCEEILTESDVDFDYICCPVGTGGTISGIINASKPHQKILGFPALKGDFLSDDIRKFAKHDNWELIQDYHFGGYAKINTQLISFINTFKKTYQIPLDPIYTGKMMFGVFDLIDKGYFNKNSKILTIHTGGLQGIPGMNKRLEKKNLPLID
- a CDS encoding glucosaminidase domain-containing protein, which codes for MKKILLYLILSIFIFSCGSSKKTTAKKRNNSKRVVVDKRTTNNETNNTNTEQNTNSSGSKTTYANPTEAYIANFSSIAQEEMQLYGIPASITLAQGILESGSGKGRLSVEANNHFGIKCHEWTGTKIYHDDDRRQECFRKYNHSKYSFRDHSQFLAERKRYRGLFDLKQDDYKGWAKGLKAAGYATDRKYPDKLISLIERYQLYEFDDEVLGNGYSRASTNTTRVSTHSQNNYVVKKGDTLYSISRQFNLTVKQLQKINNLSGTNIDVGQVLTIN